One part of the Eleginops maclovinus isolate JMC-PN-2008 ecotype Puerto Natales chromosome 14, JC_Emac_rtc_rv5, whole genome shotgun sequence genome encodes these proteins:
- the LOC134876300 gene encoding histone deacetylase complex subunit SAP25-like gives MEGFSLQRPRQHTLPPFSNRTLNHPSFMPVYMAAGLAHQDGDCSQTVHPLGPEDFFYSDPNVTCGRIPNVVSDLKVFECFKLNTPPPLMSACPAPPPCPDPFRFGTNPTRNLGLSTAE, from the exons ATGGAGG GTTTCTCCTTGCAGAGACCCAGGCAGCACACCTTGCCTCCCTTCTCCAACAGGACCCTGAACCACCCGTCTTTCATGCCTGTGTACATGGCTGCAGGCTTAGCACACCAGGATGGCGATTGCAGCCAAACAG TCCATCCCCTCGGCCCCGAAGACTTTTTCTACTCTGATCCCAACGTGACCTGTGGAAGGATCCCCAACGTTGTAAGTGATTTGAAG GTTTTCGAGTGCTTTAAGCTCAACACTCCACCACCACTTATGTCCGCCTGCCCGGCTCCCCCACCCTGTCCAGACCCATTCAGATTTGGAACAAACCCGACCAGGAATCTGGGCCTGTCCACGGCTGAATAA
- the arhgef15b gene encoding rho guanine nucleotide exchange factor 15 isoform X2, with protein MSVQEASPLKPQAKPRPHIAPKPSPESTTPPFGDRGSSARRSGGKVKRIVSKFSKNDSTEVGEQPTNGTAEPKAIKRFKRPPTVKPKPDRARLQLQLAGEKAPPLPVKRNRVLKRQTECRGGEEGDSIGVEGGRSAPDGKEVETQMVGGGEADKEHSPHTPLSPSCEPGCSCVCHLQWPGMKLMWVPVNGGEEEEEEEEEEGGDDDTDVEEQKEEEEEEEDDDYWEEDEEVERVAEGESEAGDEVDRMSVIDEGEVLKQDKVKFHQCLDVLIADGNRRRSDPGPHCVLNSLAIIRSQSPPVPPKRSQSPQVNQAQNEEESIYEATLPMVDRTPKKTPAVCKELDIPLIKVLKPTTRNRLSYSSSDPMSEFQTDTEPISSPDEVPPAIPPRMPVNPDGRSLTPVHRAGIPLPQPTLEEWRNLRPSSPSGSVSSGQSPQRTLTPPPLSPHRPPPPPPKTDPRRLSSASMQSLTQRKEEENGGYDDERENTAEEPRPARSDSLRRDTSFSWESRLKDEPLYQTYRATVITKEIRRQTVCRNISKTSVDYAMDWTARRSGASAGTGTSTGSGTGSGTGAPKSSPVPTPGQSTLWQDLPAVREAGVLEQLNPEQCKYQESMFEVLTSEASYLRSLRVLTEHFLDSRELEETMIIREKKNLFSNILRVREVSERFLKDLEDRIFHQVVFSDICDIIHYHAQHNFPAYIDYVRNQIYQDKTYTSLLKNNSQFAMVITRLQESPKCQRLPFISFLLLPFQRITRIKMLIENILKRTKERTPEEQTASKALASVSKIIDECNTEVGKMKQTEELIHINKTLEFDKLKAVPIISQTRHLEKKGELQEMSKGATLFNMRAKFTPIYLFLFNDLLIIASKKGTERFVVLDHAHRSLVQVQALDEGAGSSAHLEHCFNLTLLENHQGRMMERLLKAPSQSDMHRWMVAFPNPTNSEKDEDEVIYEDWDCPQVQCVEQYIAQQADELTLEPTEIINVIRKTNEGLYEGIRLSDGQKGWFPIGNVIEITNEHVRRRNLRERYRVIQAATTVAGSKASTLH; from the exons ATGTCTGTTCAGGAAGCATCACCCCTCAAACCTCAGGCCAAGCCGAGACCGCACATCGCTCCGAAACCATCCCCAGAATCCACCACCCCTCCTTTTGGGGACAGGGGCAGCAGCGCGAGGCGTTCTGGAGGGAAGGTGAAGAGGATTGTGAGCAAGTTCAGTAAAAACGATTCGACTGAAGTCGGGGAACAACCCACCAACGGTACCGCAGAACCCAAGGCTATTAAGCGCTTCAAGAGGCCGCCTACGGTGAAGCCCAAACCGGACCGTGCCAGGCTTCAGCTTCAGCTTGCGGGAGAGAAAGCCCCCCCGCTGCCTGTGAAGAGGAACCGCGTCCTAAAGAGGCAGACAGAGTGTcgtggaggggaggagggggacagCATCGGGGTGGAAGGAGGTCGATCAG CGCCTGATGGAAAAGAGGTGGAGACTCAGATGGTCGGGGGAGGTGAAGCGGATAAGGAGCACAGTCCTCACACTCCTCTCAGCCCGAGCTGTGAGCCGGGCTGCAGCTGCGTGTGTCACCTGCAGTGGCCCGGCATGAAACTCATGTGGGTGCCCGTGAACggcggggaggaggaggaggaggaggaggaggaggagggaggcgaTGATGATACTGATGTGGAAgagcagaaggaggaggaggaggaggaggaggacgatgaCTACtgggaggaggatgaagaggtggagagggtggcGGAAGGGGAGAGCGAGGCAGGGGACGAGGTGGACAGGATGTCGGTGATTGATGAGGGCGAGGTGCTGAAGCAGGACAAGGTGAAGTTCCACCAGTGTTTGGACGTTTTAATCGCCGATGGTAACAGGAGGCGCTCGGACCCGGGCCCTCACTGTGTCCTCAATTCTCTCGCCATCATCCGCTCTCAGTCTCCCCCTGTCCCCCCAAAACGGTCTCAGTCACCACAAGTCAATCAGGCCCAAAACGAGGAGGAGAGTATTTACGAGGCCACCCTTCCCATGGTCGACCGCACTCCTAAGAAAACGCCAGCTGTGTGTAAGGAGCTCGATATTCCTCTTATTAAAGTGCTGAAACCAACCACCCGGAACAGACTGTCCTACAGCTCCTCAGACCCGATGTCCGAGTTCCAGACGGACACTGAACCCATCTCCAGCCCGGACGAGGTGCCGCCCGCCATCCCGCCGAGGATGCCGGTGAACCCTGACGGCCGCAGCCTCACGCCCGTGCACCGAGCCGGCATTCCTCTCCCCCAGCCCACCCTGGAGGAGTGGCGCAACCTGCGGCCCTCGTCCCCCAGCGGTTCAGTTTCCAGTGGCCAGAGCCCCCAGAGAACCCTCACACCGCCCCCACTCAGCCCTCACAGACCCCCGCCTCCGCCGCCAAAGACAGATCCCAGAAGGCTCAGCAGTGCCTCAATGCAATCGCTCACTCAGAGAAAAG aagaggagaatggAGGGTATGACGAcgagagagagaacacagcgGAAGAACC GCGTCCAGCCAGGAGCGACTCCCTCCGGAGGGACACCTCGTTCAGCTGGGAGTCCCGTCTGAAGGATG AGCCTCTGTACCAGACGTACCGTGCCACTGTCATCACCAAGGAGATCCGACGGCAGACAGTGTGTCGCAACATCAGCAAAACTAGCGTTGACTACGCCATGGACTGGACGGCCCGTCGTTCTGGGGCTAGTGCAGGGACTGGGACAAGCACTGGTTCAGGGACTGGGTCAGGGACCGGAGCACCCAAGAGCAGCCCTGTGCCCACGCCGGGACAGAGCACCCTGTGGCAGGACCTCCCAGCTGTCCGGGAGGCCGGGGTGCTGGAGCAGCTCAATCCGGAGCAGTGCAAGTACCAAGAG AGTATGTTTGAGGTTTTGACCTCTGAGGCCTCCTACCTCCGATCCCTGCGAGTTCTGACCGAACACTTCCTGGACAGCCGGGAGCTGGAGGAGACGATGATcatcagagagaagaagaaccTCTTCTCCAACATCCTGAGGGTCCGGGAGGTCAGCGAGAG GTTCCTGAAGGACCTGGAGGACCGCATATTCCATCAGGTGGTCTTCTCTGACATCTGTGACATCATCCACTACCACGCCCAGCACAACTTCCCAGCCTACATCGACTACGTCCGCAACCAGATCTACCAGGATAAGACGTACACCTCGCTATT gaagaACAACTCGCAGTTTGCCATGGTCATCACTCGTCTCCAGGAGTCGCCTAAATGCCAGCGGCTGCCCTTCATCTCTTTCTTGCTGCTGCCCTTCCAGAGAATAACACGCATCAAAATGCTCATTGAG AACATCCTGAAGAGAACAAAGGAGAGGACGCCAGAGGAGCAGACGGCCTCCAAGGCTTTGGCTTCAGTGTCGAAG ATCATCGACGAGTGTAACACGGAGGTGGGGAAGATGAAACAGACGGAGGAGTTGATCCATATCAATAAAACGCTTGAGTTTGACAAGCTCAAG gCAGTCCCAATCATCTCCCAGACACGACACTTAGAGAAGAagggagagctgcaggaaatgTCCAAAGGAGCAACTCTTTTCAACATGAGGGCAAAGTTCACTCCCAtctacctcttcctcttcaaCGATCTGCTCATCATCGCTTCCAAGAAAGG TACGGAGCGTTTTGTGGTTCTCGACCACGCCCACCGCTCTCTAGTGCAGGTGCAGGCATTAGATGAAGGGGCGGGCAGCAGCGCCCACTTGGAGCACTGTTTCAACCTCACCCTGCTGGAGAACCACCAGGGGCGCATGATGGAGCGGCTCCTCAAAGCTCCTTCGCA gtCAGACATGCACAGGTGGATGGTGGCTTTCCCCAACCCCACCAACTCGGagaaagatgaagatgaagtgATTTATGAGGACTGGG ATTGTCCTCAGGTGCAGTGTGTGGAGCAGTACATCGCCCAGCAGGCAGACGAGCTCACCCTGGAGCCCACTGAGATCATCAACGTCATCCGAAAAACCAATGAGG GCCTTTATGAAGGCATCCGCCTGTCTGACGGTCAGAAGGGCTGGTTCCCCATAGGAAACGTCATCGAGATCACCAACGAGCATGTGAGGCGGCGAAACCTCCGCGAGCGCTACAGAGTCATTCAGGCCGCGACCACGGTTGCCGGCAGCAAGGCCAGCACCCTGCACTAA
- the arhgef15b gene encoding rho guanine nucleotide exchange factor 15 isoform X1 — protein sequence MSVQEASPLKPQAKPRPHIAPKPSPESTTPPFGDRGSSARRSGGKVKRIVSKFSKNDSTEVGEQPTNGTAEPKAIKRFKRPPTVKPKPDRARLQLQLAGEKAPPLPVKRNRVLKRQTECRGGEEGDSIGVEGGRSAPDGKEVETQMVGGGEADKEHSPHTPLSPSCEPGCSCVCHLQWPGMKLMWVPVNGGEEEEEEEEEEGGDDDTDVEEQKEEEEEEEDDDYWEEDEEVERVAEGESEAGDEVDRMSVIDEGEVLKQDKVKFHQCLDVLIADGNRRRSDPGPHCVLNSLAIIRSQSPPVPPKRSQSPQVNQAQNEEESIYEATLPMVDRTPKKTPAVCKELDIPLIKVLKPTTRNRLSYSSSDPMSEFQTDTEPISSPDEVPPAIPPRMPVNPDGRSLTPVHRAGIPLPQPTLEEWRNLRPSSPSGSVSSGQSPQRTLTPPPLSPHRPPPPPPKTDPRRLSSASMQSLTQRKEEEENGGYDDERENTAEEPRPARSDSLRRDTSFSWESRLKDEPLYQTYRATVITKEIRRQTVCRNISKTSVDYAMDWTARRSGASAGTGTSTGSGTGSGTGAPKSSPVPTPGQSTLWQDLPAVREAGVLEQLNPEQCKYQESMFEVLTSEASYLRSLRVLTEHFLDSRELEETMIIREKKNLFSNILRVREVSERFLKDLEDRIFHQVVFSDICDIIHYHAQHNFPAYIDYVRNQIYQDKTYTSLLKNNSQFAMVITRLQESPKCQRLPFISFLLLPFQRITRIKMLIENILKRTKERTPEEQTASKALASVSKIIDECNTEVGKMKQTEELIHINKTLEFDKLKAVPIISQTRHLEKKGELQEMSKGATLFNMRAKFTPIYLFLFNDLLIIASKKGTERFVVLDHAHRSLVQVQALDEGAGSSAHLEHCFNLTLLENHQGRMMERLLKAPSQSDMHRWMVAFPNPTNSEKDEDEVIYEDWDCPQVQCVEQYIAQQADELTLEPTEIINVIRKTNEGLYEGIRLSDGQKGWFPIGNVIEITNEHVRRRNLRERYRVIQAATTVAGSKASTLH from the exons ATGTCTGTTCAGGAAGCATCACCCCTCAAACCTCAGGCCAAGCCGAGACCGCACATCGCTCCGAAACCATCCCCAGAATCCACCACCCCTCCTTTTGGGGACAGGGGCAGCAGCGCGAGGCGTTCTGGAGGGAAGGTGAAGAGGATTGTGAGCAAGTTCAGTAAAAACGATTCGACTGAAGTCGGGGAACAACCCACCAACGGTACCGCAGAACCCAAGGCTATTAAGCGCTTCAAGAGGCCGCCTACGGTGAAGCCCAAACCGGACCGTGCCAGGCTTCAGCTTCAGCTTGCGGGAGAGAAAGCCCCCCCGCTGCCTGTGAAGAGGAACCGCGTCCTAAAGAGGCAGACAGAGTGTcgtggaggggaggagggggacagCATCGGGGTGGAAGGAGGTCGATCAG CGCCTGATGGAAAAGAGGTGGAGACTCAGATGGTCGGGGGAGGTGAAGCGGATAAGGAGCACAGTCCTCACACTCCTCTCAGCCCGAGCTGTGAGCCGGGCTGCAGCTGCGTGTGTCACCTGCAGTGGCCCGGCATGAAACTCATGTGGGTGCCCGTGAACggcggggaggaggaggaggaggaggaggaggaggagggaggcgaTGATGATACTGATGTGGAAgagcagaaggaggaggaggaggaggaggaggacgatgaCTACtgggaggaggatgaagaggtggagagggtggcGGAAGGGGAGAGCGAGGCAGGGGACGAGGTGGACAGGATGTCGGTGATTGATGAGGGCGAGGTGCTGAAGCAGGACAAGGTGAAGTTCCACCAGTGTTTGGACGTTTTAATCGCCGATGGTAACAGGAGGCGCTCGGACCCGGGCCCTCACTGTGTCCTCAATTCTCTCGCCATCATCCGCTCTCAGTCTCCCCCTGTCCCCCCAAAACGGTCTCAGTCACCACAAGTCAATCAGGCCCAAAACGAGGAGGAGAGTATTTACGAGGCCACCCTTCCCATGGTCGACCGCACTCCTAAGAAAACGCCAGCTGTGTGTAAGGAGCTCGATATTCCTCTTATTAAAGTGCTGAAACCAACCACCCGGAACAGACTGTCCTACAGCTCCTCAGACCCGATGTCCGAGTTCCAGACGGACACTGAACCCATCTCCAGCCCGGACGAGGTGCCGCCCGCCATCCCGCCGAGGATGCCGGTGAACCCTGACGGCCGCAGCCTCACGCCCGTGCACCGAGCCGGCATTCCTCTCCCCCAGCCCACCCTGGAGGAGTGGCGCAACCTGCGGCCCTCGTCCCCCAGCGGTTCAGTTTCCAGTGGCCAGAGCCCCCAGAGAACCCTCACACCGCCCCCACTCAGCCCTCACAGACCCCCGCCTCCGCCGCCAAAGACAGATCCCAGAAGGCTCAGCAGTGCCTCAATGCAATCGCTCACTCAGAGAAAAG aagaagaggagaatggAGGGTATGACGAcgagagagagaacacagcgGAAGAACC GCGTCCAGCCAGGAGCGACTCCCTCCGGAGGGACACCTCGTTCAGCTGGGAGTCCCGTCTGAAGGATG AGCCTCTGTACCAGACGTACCGTGCCACTGTCATCACCAAGGAGATCCGACGGCAGACAGTGTGTCGCAACATCAGCAAAACTAGCGTTGACTACGCCATGGACTGGACGGCCCGTCGTTCTGGGGCTAGTGCAGGGACTGGGACAAGCACTGGTTCAGGGACTGGGTCAGGGACCGGAGCACCCAAGAGCAGCCCTGTGCCCACGCCGGGACAGAGCACCCTGTGGCAGGACCTCCCAGCTGTCCGGGAGGCCGGGGTGCTGGAGCAGCTCAATCCGGAGCAGTGCAAGTACCAAGAG AGTATGTTTGAGGTTTTGACCTCTGAGGCCTCCTACCTCCGATCCCTGCGAGTTCTGACCGAACACTTCCTGGACAGCCGGGAGCTGGAGGAGACGATGATcatcagagagaagaagaaccTCTTCTCCAACATCCTGAGGGTCCGGGAGGTCAGCGAGAG GTTCCTGAAGGACCTGGAGGACCGCATATTCCATCAGGTGGTCTTCTCTGACATCTGTGACATCATCCACTACCACGCCCAGCACAACTTCCCAGCCTACATCGACTACGTCCGCAACCAGATCTACCAGGATAAGACGTACACCTCGCTATT gaagaACAACTCGCAGTTTGCCATGGTCATCACTCGTCTCCAGGAGTCGCCTAAATGCCAGCGGCTGCCCTTCATCTCTTTCTTGCTGCTGCCCTTCCAGAGAATAACACGCATCAAAATGCTCATTGAG AACATCCTGAAGAGAACAAAGGAGAGGACGCCAGAGGAGCAGACGGCCTCCAAGGCTTTGGCTTCAGTGTCGAAG ATCATCGACGAGTGTAACACGGAGGTGGGGAAGATGAAACAGACGGAGGAGTTGATCCATATCAATAAAACGCTTGAGTTTGACAAGCTCAAG gCAGTCCCAATCATCTCCCAGACACGACACTTAGAGAAGAagggagagctgcaggaaatgTCCAAAGGAGCAACTCTTTTCAACATGAGGGCAAAGTTCACTCCCAtctacctcttcctcttcaaCGATCTGCTCATCATCGCTTCCAAGAAAGG TACGGAGCGTTTTGTGGTTCTCGACCACGCCCACCGCTCTCTAGTGCAGGTGCAGGCATTAGATGAAGGGGCGGGCAGCAGCGCCCACTTGGAGCACTGTTTCAACCTCACCCTGCTGGAGAACCACCAGGGGCGCATGATGGAGCGGCTCCTCAAAGCTCCTTCGCA gtCAGACATGCACAGGTGGATGGTGGCTTTCCCCAACCCCACCAACTCGGagaaagatgaagatgaagtgATTTATGAGGACTGGG ATTGTCCTCAGGTGCAGTGTGTGGAGCAGTACATCGCCCAGCAGGCAGACGAGCTCACCCTGGAGCCCACTGAGATCATCAACGTCATCCGAAAAACCAATGAGG GCCTTTATGAAGGCATCCGCCTGTCTGACGGTCAGAAGGGCTGGTTCCCCATAGGAAACGTCATCGAGATCACCAACGAGCATGTGAGGCGGCGAAACCTCCGCGAGCGCTACAGAGTCATTCAGGCCGCGACCACGGTTGCCGGCAGCAAGGCCAGCACCCTGCACTAA